The sequence below is a genomic window from Chloroflexota bacterium.
CTCTGCACCGGAGAGCATAGCCTGTTCTTCAGGATTTAGTCGTACGTCGCGCATTTCAGAGGTACTTCGCCAGATCTACTGGCGGATAGCGAACTTTCTTAAAACGTGCTCGTTCTTTGTCCGAGAGACGCCGACCTGCTGCATCTGTCCAAGGTATAGTCGCGTCCAGACCCATTTTGCTGGTGCGTGATTTTTCCCCTGCCACATGTGTTGCCGAAGGGTCGAGTGAACTGCCAGGTTGGTTGTCGAGTACCAGCAAATCGCGGTCGGCTTGGAAACGCACCGAGAGCGCCCATTCCACATCTGCCGGGTCATGGATGTTCACATCCTCATCCACTACTATCACGTGTTTGAGTGATGGGTGGCCACGGAAAGCGGCCTCAATGGCCCGCCGCCCATCTTCTGGCCCATGAGAACGGATTTGCACGACGGCGTGCAGCCATGAGCCGCCCCCAGGCGTCAAAAGCACATCTACGACATCGCAAACCTTGCTAACTTCCTGGAAAATAGTGGGTTCACGAGGCATGCCCATCAGTAATTTGTGTTCCTCGCCACCAGGCAATAGGGCTTGATAAATGGGAGCCCGCCGATGGGTAATGCAGGTCACTTCGAAGATAGGCTGTTGTCGCACAATGTCCCGTGTCAATGTCAGGTCGAAAAATGGACCTTCATCGGCCATTTCGCGGGTCAGGCGGCCCTCAAGCACGAACTCTGCATCGGCAGGCACTTCCAAATCCACTTTCTGACATTTCACCAAGGGCGTGGGTTCTAACGCGTTTGCGATGCCTAATTCATCTACGCCGGGGGCAGGCGACATCGCGGCTGCCAGCAAGACCGCCGTGCTGTTCCCAATGCAGAAGGCGATCTCAATCTCACCACCCGCTGCACGGAGTGCCGAGTCTGTGCCGCGTCCCTCGACAATCCGTGCTGCGAAACGCCTCTCATCCAAGCGAAGGAGTCGGTGATAGCTCATGTTGCGCCCCAGGGTGGGATGTTTCACAATAGCAACTCCCGCTGTGACATAGGGGCCCGGATCATCGGCAAAATGGGTCAGGATGGGCAACCGAGTCAAATCCACTTCGTGTTCGATTATCTCTTGGCAGGGACCTGAGGGGATGATTTCAGGCTCGATGGTATTGCACAGCGCGTTCTGCATGATCCGTGGCAATTGCTCTGGCGACACGCCCAACCCCAGGGCAAAGAACTCGCGACGGGCACAAAGCCCTGCCACCACCGGGTAGTCAAAGCCTGCCACGTGCTCAAAGAGCACTGGCCGATTGTGCAAAGCATTGATAACCTGTGCCATTTCGACGTACGGGTCCACTGGTACACCGATCCGGACCAATAGGCCCTGTTTCTCCATTTCAGTCAATAATGTTCGCAGGTTCATCTTTTTCGTTTTTCTTGCGCATTACGCGTATCACATCAAAGTCACGCACTACCACGGTGTCTGGGAAGATGGCGCGAGCCTCTTCCTCAACCGCACGGCTTGAGTATCGCCGTGAGAGATGCGTCAGATAAAGGCGCCCCACCTCCGCCTTACGAGCCAATGTTGCAGCCTCGGCTGCCGTCAGGTGAGCGAATTTGGCGGCCATCTCAGCCTCTTCACGCAGATAGGTAGCCTCAATGACCAAAGCGTCAACCCCTCGCACCACAGGGACCAGATCATCCACCCGTCCAGCATCGCCCACCCAAGCCAATCGCACTCCAGGGACTTCCGGCCCCAATACCTGATCTGGTGTGATCGTTCGGCCATCAGGCAGAACAACATTCTCGCCCGCTACCAATCTTCTGCGCTCTGGGCCTGGAGGCACACCCAAGCGTTCGGCCTCCTCGGCCAAGAAGGGGCGATGGCCCTCTTCTTCAAATAGGTAACCGAAACACCCTGGCCCACGGTGGCTCACCGGGAAGGCATAGATGCTCAGCCGCCCGCTGTTCCAGATGAGGCCCGGCTTGACCTCCACGTATTTGATATCTAACTCCACTTCACCGCCACGTAATACCACAGCCATAAGGTCGCGAACGCGTTCCAAAGCCCAGGTTCCGCCATAGATAGTCAGTTCCGTGATCGCCTCCCACCGAGCGAAAGTGGATACCAATCCTCCCAGCCCCAAGATATGATCGAGGTGACCGTGGGTCAAGAGCACCTTGTCAAGCCTTTTGAAACCGAGACCACTGCGCAGTAATTGGCGTTGCGTACCCTCACCACAATCTATCAGGAAGCGTTGGTCTTGATAGATCACCACGGCTGCTGATAACCCGCGCTCTACAGACGGTGCAGAGGCCGATGTCCCTAGGAAGATGATTTCAATCATGTGTGCCCCTTTGTATCAGTTGTGTCAATTCCTCCACGGTCAGATGCGCTCGTACTGGGTCTGGGTGGGCCTGACACCAGCTTTCGATCTCTCGCCGGAAGCGTA
It includes:
- a CDS encoding UbiD family decarboxylase; this encodes MNLRTLLTEMEKQGLLVRIGVPVDPYVEMAQVINALHNRPVLFEHVAGFDYPVVAGLCARREFFALGLGVSPEQLPRIMQNALCNTIEPEIIPSGPCQEIIEHEVDLTRLPILTHFADDPGPYVTAGVAIVKHPTLGRNMSYHRLLRLDERRFAARIVEGRGTDSALRAAGGEIEIAFCIGNSTAVLLAAAMSPAPGVDELGIANALEPTPLVKCQKVDLEVPADAEFVLEGRLTREMADEGPFFDLTLTRDIVRQQPIFEVTCITHRRAPIYQALLPGGEEHKLLMGMPREPTIFQEVSKVCDVVDVLLTPGGGSWLHAVVQIRSHGPEDGRRAIEAAFRGHPSLKHVIVVDEDVNIHDPADVEWALSVRFQADRDLLVLDNQPGSSLDPSATHVAGEKSRTSKMGLDATIPWTDAAGRRLSDKERARFKKVRYPPVDLAKYL
- a CDS encoding ribonuclease Z, producing MIEIIFLGTSASAPSVERGLSAAVVIYQDQRFLIDCGEGTQRQLLRSGLGFKRLDKVLLTHGHLDHILGLGGLVSTFARWEAITELTIYGGTWALERVRDLMAVVLRGGEVELDIKYVEVKPGLIWNSGRLSIYAFPVSHRGPGCFGYLFEEEGHRPFLAEEAERLGVPPGPERRRLVAGENVVLPDGRTITPDQVLGPEVPGVRLAWVGDAGRVDDLVPVVRGVDALVIEATYLREEAEMAAKFAHLTAAEAATLARKAEVGRLYLTHLSRRYSSRAVEEEARAIFPDTVVVRDFDVIRVMRKKNEKDEPANIID